One genomic region from Equus asinus isolate D_3611 breed Donkey chromosome 10, EquAss-T2T_v2, whole genome shotgun sequence encodes:
- the GNG10 gene encoding guanine nucleotide-binding protein G(I)/G(S)/G(O) subunit gamma-10, whose product MASGASVLALQRLVEQLKLEAGVERMKVSQAAAELQQYCMQNACKDALLVGVPAGSNPFREPRSCALL is encoded by the exons atggCTTCCGGGGCCAGCGTGCTCGCCCTGCAGCGCCTGGTGGAGCAGCTCAAGCTGGAGGCCGGCGTGGAGCGGATGAAG GTTTCTCAGGCAGCTGCAGAGCTTCAGCAGTACTGCATGCAGAATGCCTGCAAGGATGCCCTGCTGGTTGGTGTTCCAGCCGGAAGCAACCCCTTCCGGGAGCCCAGATCCTGCGCTTTACTCTGA